Sequence from the Stenotrophomonas sp. 364 genome:
CCGGACCAGGGCGCACCGTCCGGGTTGGTCAGCCACAGCTCGGCGTGGGCCGGACCGGCCGGGACCGACACGCGCACCGGGCGGATCTCCAGGGCGTGGACGGACCACGCCGCCAGCACGCCGAGCGCGAGTGCCGCGGGCCGTCGCATCAGTACGTGACCGTGACCAGGGCCGGCTGCCCGGGGCGTGCTGCCTCGATGGTCGGGCTGAGGGCGGTCACCTGGGCCGGCACCGGCTGGCGGCCGTCGCTGCGCTGCTATGCGGGTCGGCAGGCGGGTTCGCCGGGCGTGCCGGGGCGGCTGCAGTCGGCGACGATCCGCACCCCGATCCGCAGCCCGGCGCTGCCGCCGGTGGCGGGGCGGGCAGTGGCGGACGATGCGGCGGCACACAGGGCCAGCAGGCCGGCCAAAGCGAAGGAGGGCGATCGCGGGGGCATCGAACATCGCACGACGGGGGATGCGACCGTTAACGGCCGTGATTGCAGCCGCTTGAATAGATGTGTCGACTAGTTCAATAAGTGATAGTGACGGTGATCACGTCGTTGTAGCTGCCCTGGGCCGGAATCGCGCCACTGGTCGGCGGAGCCCGTCCGTACACCGTGAGCGTCTGCGCCGCGCCGTTGCCGGTGCCGGACTGGGTGTCGGTGTTGAGGGTGTTGCCCCAGCGCTGCGAGCGGGCCGGGTCGCGGTACAGCTCGTAGGGAATGTAGTAGACGCTGCTGTCCGGCGCGGTAAAGCGCATGCGCCGGGTGGTGCCCTGCGCGCTCTGCCCGTTGTCCAGGCCGATGCTGTAGGCGGTGCGGTTGATGCAGGTCAGGCCGATGGTGGAGGTGCGGTCCAGGTTGGCGGTGATCGCCCCGGCATTGCTGCCGAAATCCATGTCGGTGGTGACGTAGGTGCTGCACTGGGGCAGCACGTTGGCGCTGACGGTGAACGGGAAGGCGCTGTCGGCGGTCTTGTAGCCACTGACGCCACTGGCCGTGGTGCACAGCGCCGGCGGCTGCGCGGTGCCGATGATGCTCTCGTTGTAGGCGTATTCCAGGCTGACGTTGGCGGCGGTGAAGCTGCTGGCGAAGCTGCCGGCCGACAACACCTGCGCGGCCGGCACCTGCCCGTACACGGTGATGGTCTGGGCGCCGCTGCCGCCGGTAAGCAGGGGCACGCCGTAGCTGAGCGTGACCACCGCCGCGGGCGGCGTCCCGCCGGGCACCGCGCCCCATACGGTGGTGCGCCCCGCATTGGTGTACAGCTGGAAGGCCATCGGGTCGGCGCTGGCGTTGGTCATGCTGCGGGTCGGCAGCAGGGTGCTGCCGGTACTGCCGGTGCCGATCTTCAGGCAGGCGCGCACGCTGGCGCTGCCGAGGACGCTCAGTGCGGCGGTGGTGCAGGTGATGGTGAAGCTGGTCATGGCGTTGGTCGCGGTGGCGGCACCGTTGGTGATGGTGCCGAATGCCAGTGCGGTCGGCGCGGTGGCGGTGCAGGTGGTATCGGCGCGGGCCGGGGCGACAAGGCAGGCCAGTGCCAGTACCAGCGGCAGGGCGATCAACCGCACGGTGTTCATCGCGCCGGTACCGGCAGGCAGCGCAGCGGGCCGATCCGCGTGGTGCCGGGCGAGGTGGGGGCCACGGCCGGGGCCAGCCGCACGCTGCAGCGGCCGTCCGGCAGCTGCACCTGCAGGTCGGCCGGCAACGCCACGTCTTCCAGGTAGGTTTCGCCGTCGTAGCCCACGGTGGCGGTACGCCCGCCGGGCAGCAGCACGGTGCTGCCCACCGGCAGCGGCAGGCCGGCGGCATCCTGCAGCACCACGCTCCAGGCCAGGGTGCGGCGCAGGCCGAAGTCCACGCCCAGCCCGGCGCTCTGGCGCGGGGTGACCCAGGCGTCCACGCGGTCGGCGCGCATGTCCGCGGGCAGGTCCAGGGTGTCGATCGAGAGCCGGTTGCGCTGCCAGGACAGCAGCGAGGTCACCAGCAGCAGGCCGTTGCGGTCGGTGCTGCCGATCAGACGGTTTTCCAGCCGCACCGGGATGCCGGGATGGCCGTCGGTGGAGACCAGCGCGAATGCATCGGTCACCTCGCGCGCGGCGAACAGGTGCCCGCCCATCCACACCAGGCTGCCGCTGGCGTTGGCATAGCCGTAATCGAAATCGCCCTGCCGCGAATAGCCCAGCGCGTAGCGGCCTACCCGGTTGAGCCAGCCCAGTTCGGCCAGCCCGCCTGCGCCATCGTCGCCACCGCGTGCCTGCACGCGCCAGCCAACCCCGCCCTGGCTGCCATCGCCCGGCACCGGTTGGGACAGATCGGCCACGTAGGTCATGCGCTCGCCGTTGCGCTGCGCCGACACGCTGCTCTGTCGGTTGCGGCCGAGCGCGGCCGACACCGACAGGTAGGCGCTGCGGTCGTCGCTGTCGGACAAATTCTGGTTGAACGACAGGTAGGCCGACCAGCGCTCGCCGAAGCTGCGTGACCAGAACAGGCTGGCGTAACGGTTGTCATCGCCGTCGGGATAGCGCAGCCGCAGGTAGCTGGCGCTGAGCGAGCCGGCGCGCTCCAGGTTGATGCCGACGGTGGCCTGTTCGCTGATGTCCGGCGGCAACGCGTTCTGCAGCGCGCCCAGGTCGCGGTAGTCGCCATGGGTGCGCCGGGTGAGCAGGTTGAGGTTGAGGCGGCGGTTGTTCCAGCTGTATCCCAGCGAGTACTGGCCGCCCTGCAGGCCATCCATGCGGCTGTGCGCGTAGGCGGCGTTGAGTACGCCGGCGCCGCCCAGCAGCCACCAGCCACCGGCACCGCCATTGAACACTCCGCCGCCGCCTTCCAGATGCGCCTCGGCGGTGAAGCTGTCGCTGGCACCGTGGCGCCAGGTCGCGCTGCCGATCACCGGCGATTCGTAGCCGAACGAGCGTATGCCGTAGTCGCGGCGCATCCGCCCCACACCCGCCGACCAGTCCGACAACCCCTTGGCCAGCAGCTGCTGGGCGCCGTAGAACGCGAAGTCCAGTGTCTGCATGCGGCCGAACGCGTCGGTGATGACCACCTGGGCGTTACCGGTGCCGCTGATGCCCGGTTGCGCGGCCAGCTGGAACGGGCCGACCGGGACCTCGCCGTTGTACTGGCGCAGGCCGTCCACATACAGCTCCACATTGGAGGGCACCACCGCCTCGCCGAGGAAGGTCGGGGTGGGAGTCAGCACGCGATAGGGTTGCAGGCCGTAGTTGCGTCCGACCTGTACGCCGCCCATGCGCACCGGTCGGCTCCAGTCGACGAAGCCGCTGTAGAAGTCGCCGACGGTCAGGGTGACGGCCGTATCGGGGAAATCCAGTCGCCATGCGGTATCCAGGCGCACGCTTTCCCCCCGCCACTGGCGGTCCTCCGGATCCTGGTAGGTGCGCAGCAGCGCGCTGGATTCGAACACGCCGCGCCCGAGCCCGAACAGGCGCAGTTCGGTGGTCAGGGCGAGGTTGCCGCCGCCTTCGGTGTGGCTGCCGTACACGTCGTAGTTGAGCAGCGCGCCGGGGGATGCCGCGGCCGCCGGTGCGGTATCGGCCGGGCGCTCCAGCCGCGTGGTCGGTAGCGACAGCTGCTCCAGCGGCACGTCGAGCGACAGCGTCTGCAGCCCCGCGTCGTAGCGCACCACCACGCCGCTGAGCAGGTCCAGCGCCACCGGTTCCTCGCCCCGGGCCGAAAAACCCAGTTGGCGCAGTGTCGCGGGCGAGGCCATCAACCGGCCCTGCAGTTCGGTGAAGGGCAGCAACCCGCGCGGGGCCTGGTTGAGGGTCACCTCCAGATACAGCGTCTGCGCAGCGGTGAGCGGCGTGGGCGGCGGCAGCAGGGCCTCGCCGGACACGCCAATGTCCGCGTCGGCCGCGTTCGCCGCGCACGGTGCCAGCGTCGCGGTGAGCAGCATCCGCATGCAGGCCTCAGCGAGCCGCAGGCGCGACGGGCAGCGGCGTCTGGGCCGACTCGCCATTGATCTTCGCCGAGAACGTGGCGCCTGCCAGGCGGGCCGCCGGAACATCCAGCGGCCAGTGCATGGTTTGTCCGCCAAGCACATAGCCGAGCAGGCCGGGGTGCACGATCTGCGGGCGATCCGCACTGCCCAGGCCGACATCGGCCAGTTGCGCGTAGCTGTTGCCGCTGTTGTGCACCTCAAGCGCCGGGCGCCCGTCATCCAGCCGCAGCAGACGGGCCTGCAGCGCGTGCTTGAGCGGGGCGTCGCCGGCGGGCTGGATGAACACCGGCATCGAATAGCGCAGCACGAACTGCATGCCGGTGCCCTGCGGCACCGCGCTGGGCAGTTCGTCCACCACCACCCGGTAAGCGCGTTGCGCGGCGGGCGGGGCAGGGTCGCTGCGCACCACCCGGATCAGCTGTTGCTGGCCGGCGGCCAGCGATTGCATGGGTGGGCTGACCTGCAGTTCCGTGGTGGGCAGAAGCTGGTCCTGGCCGCTGTCCTGGCGCCACTCGAACACCCGCACCTGCACCTGGACCGGTGCGGTGCCGCTGTTGGTGAGCCACAGCGCGTCGGCGTTCTGGCGCGGCGTGAGCTGCAATGACGTAGGGGCGACCTGCAGGCTTGCGGCGGTGGCGCTCCCCATCAGCAGCCACCACCAGCCAAGGGCCGCGTACCCGAACCGCCACGGGCATCGCCCTGCGGAAATCGGCATGGCGCGGACCCTCAGTAGGTGATGGTGGCGGTGATGGTGTCCTGGTAGTTGCCCGCAGCGGCGTTGTTGACGCTGGGGTTGGCGATCTGCCCATAGACGTTCAGCGTCTGCGCCAGGCCGGTGCCGATGCCGATGCCGGCGGCCGTGTTGGTGCCGGTGGTGGCGCCCCACACGTTGGTGTGCGCGGCATCGCGGTAGAGCTGGTAGCCCACGAAATTGTTGGCGGTCACGCTGGCGTCGGTGTTCTTCATGCGCCGGGTGGTCACGTCATTGGCGGTGCCGGCGTTGGCGCCTGCATTCAGGGCAACCGTGTACGGGGTCAGGGCCGAGCACTGGGCGGTGATGGTGCCCTGTGCGTTGGACGGGGCGGTGGCGGTGGACAGGGCCGAGCCAAAGTCCACGTCGGTGGCCGCTGCGGCGGTGATCGTGCACGCCTTGGTGATGATGATCTTGACGTTGAAGGTGGTGGTATCGGCCGCCAGGGCGGGCGCGGCGAGGCTGGCAACGGCCAGGCTGAGTACGGTAGTGCGGAGAAATCGCATGGGCATGCTCCTTGGACAACGGTCCTTGCTGAACAACACGATGCTGCCGGACTGCTACTGCTTCCTGTCCCGGTTATAGGTTCTATCTTGTTTCCGGACCGTGCAGATATGGCCCAATCAATGGCCGTTTTCGGCACAAGGTCGCGTTCTGCGATATGCATCACGCTTGTTCAGTTACCTGACCAGGGGTGGCCCAATCCCGGCTGTCCAGCGTTCCACCCGATCCCGTTCAGATTGGTCCCGGATCGGCGATAATGGGCGCCATGAGCGTGAATCTGAAAACCCCCGAGGAAATCGAACTGATGCGCATCGCCGGCCGCCTGGCCAGCGAGGTGCTCGACATCGTCACCCCGTATGTAAAGCCCGGCGTGACGACCGAAGAGCTGGACCGCATCTGCCACGACCACATCATCAACGTGCAGAAGGCCACGCCGGCCAACGTCGGCTACCGTGGCTTCCCCAAGACGGTCTGCACGTCGGTCAACAACGTGATCTGCCACGGCATTCCGAGCGAAGCCAAGGTCCTCAAGGACGGCGACATCGTCAACATCGACGTCACCGTGATCAAGGACGGCTGGCACGGCGACACCAGCCGCATGTACTACGCCGGTACGCCGTCGACGATGGCCAAGCGCCTGGTGGACACCACCTACCAGGCCATGTGGGCCGGTATCCGTGCGGTGAAGCCGGGCGCCACCCTGGGCGACATCGGCCATGCCATCCAGACCTTGGCCGAAGGCGAGCGCTTCAGTGTCGTGCGCGAGTACTGCGGCCACGGTATCGGCAAGGTCTACCACGATGAGCCGCAGGTGGTGCATTACGGCCGTCCGGGCCAGGGCCTGGTGCTGCAGCCGGGCATGACCTTCACCATCGAACCGATGATCAACGAGGGCACCCGCTACAACAAGGTGCTGCCCGATGGCTGGACCGTGGTGACCAAGGACCGCAAGTTGTCGGCACAGTGGGAGCACATGATCGCGGTCACCGAGACCGGCGTGGACGTGCTGACCCTCTCGCCCGGCGAATCGCAGGTCTGAGCATGTTGCCGGCGAGCCCGATGCTGGACGCGCCGGCAGCGTCCGTCACCGACCTGGACTGGTCGGCGCTGGCGCGGCAATCGCTGCAGCAGACCGACGCTCGGCTGTACCGCCGCTTCGACCAGGGCGACAACATCGAGCGCCTGCTGGCGTTGCGCGCGCGTGCGGCCGACCACCTGATTCGGCTGGCGTGGCAGCGTTGCCTGCCTGCCGGCAGTGGCCTGGCGCTGTTTGCCGTGGGCGGGTACGGACGCGGTGAACTGTTCCCGCGCTCGGATATCGACCTGCTGGTGTTCGGCGAACCCGCCCACCAGCGCCAGCACGAATCCAGCCTGGCGCGCCTGTTTGCGCTGCTCTGGGATTGCGGGCTGCCGGTCAGCCACGCGGTGCGCTCGGCCGCCGAGTGCATCGATGCCAGCGCCGACCAGACCGTGATGACCGCGCTGATCGAGTCGCGGCCGCTGCTGGCCGATGAGGCGGCACGCCTCGCGCTGAAGGCCGCGGTCAACACCGACGGACTGTGGCCGCCGCGCGAATTCTTCCTGGCCAAGCGCGAGGAACTGCTGGCCCGCCACCAGCGCTTCGGCGACACCGCCGACAATCTGGAACCGGACATCAAGGACGGCCCGGGCGGGCTGCGTGACCTCAATACGCTGGGCTGGATGGCCCTGCGCGCGTTCGGCGTGCGCGACCTGGAAGCGCTGGTAGGGCTGGGCCACCTGGGCGCCGACGAAGCGGCCGCGCTGAAGCGCGAACGCTGCGCGCTGGCGCGGCTGCGCTTCGGCCTGCACCTGGTGGCCAACCGGCCCGAAGAACGCCTGCGCTTCGATTACCAGAAAACCCTGGCCACCGGCCTGGGCTTCGAGGACGACCTCGAAAGCCTGGCGGTTGAAAAAATGATGCAGGGCTTCTACCGCAGCGCCAGCGTGGTGCGGCGGATCAGCGACCGACTGCTGCAGCGCTTCGAGGAACAGTTCGACGGCGAAGCGGTGCCCGAGCCGGTCAGCGTGGGCTTCTCGCTGCGCCGCGGCTACCTGGCCGCCAACGATGCACGCTGGCCGCAGGGCGACATCGAACAGGTGTTCGCGCTGTTTTCCAGCTGGGCCTACAACCCCGACGTGCGCGGCCTGCATTCGCTGACCGCGCGTGCGTTGGCCGAAGCGCTGCCGGAGCTGCCGGCCTACACCGATGCCAGCGTCGCGGCCCGCGAGCAGTTCATGGCGCTGCTGCGCAGCCCGCGCGCGGTCGACACGCTGGCACGCATGGCACGCCTCGGCGTGCTGGGCCAGTGGGTACCGGCCTTCGCGCAGGTGTCCGGGCGGATGCAGTTCGACCTGTTCCATGTGTACACCGTGGACCAGCATACGCTGATGGTGCTGCGGAACATCGGCCTGTTCGCCAGCAGCCGCGCCGACGACCGCTTCTCGATCGCCCACGAAGTGTGGCCGCGCCTGCGCAAGCCCGAGCTGCTGCTGCTGGCCGGACTGTTCCATGACATTGCCAAGGGGCGCGGTGGCGACCACTCCGAACTGGGCGCGGTGGATGCGCGCGCGTTCTGCCAGGCGCATGCGCTGAGCAGTTCGGACACCGAGCTGGTGGCGTGGCTGGTGGAACAGCACCTGCGCATGTCGGTGACCGCGCAGAAGCAGGACATCTCCGACCCGGAGGTGATCCACCGCTTCGCCACGCTGGTGGGCAGCCGCGACCGCTTGGACTACCTGTACCTGCTGACCTGCGCTGATATCGCCGGCACCAGCCCCAAGCTGTGGAATGCGTGGAAGGACCGGCTGCTGGCGGACCTGTATTTCGCCGCACGGCGCGCGCTGCGCGACGGCCTGGAAAATCAGATGCCGGCCGCCGAGCGGGTTGCCGAAGCGCGTGATTCGGTGCGTGCGCTGGTGCGCGAGCGCGGCTACGACGACGCCACCATCGATCGCCAGTTCGCGGTGATGCCTGACGAAAGTTTCATCCGCCTGCGCCCGGAGCAGCTGGCCTGGCAGGCCGCCGCGCTGGTGCCGGTGAAGCCTGGCCAGACCCTGGTCAAGGTGCGCCGGATCACCCCGGACGACCACGCGCTGGAAGTGTTCGTGCAGT
This genomic interval carries:
- a CDS encoding spore coat U domain-containing protein, whose amino-acid sequence is MNTVRLIALPLVLALACLVAPARADTTCTATAPTALAFGTITNGAATATNAMTSFTITCTTAALSVLGSASVRACLKIGTGSTGSTLLPTRSMTNASADPMAFQLYTNAGRTTVWGAVPGGTPPAAVVTLSYGVPLLTGGSGAQTITVYGQVPAAQVLSAGSFASSFTAANVSLEYAYNESIIGTAQPPALCTTASGVSGYKTADSAFPFTVSANVLPQCSTYVTTDMDFGSNAGAITANLDRTSTIGLTCINRTAYSIGLDNGQSAQGTTRRMRFTAPDSSVYYIPYELYRDPARSQRWGNTLNTDTQSGTGNGAAQTLTVYGRAPPTSGAIPAQGSYNDVITVTITY
- a CDS encoding spore coat U domain-containing protein, with translation MRFLRTTVLSLAVASLAAPALAADTTTFNVKIIITKACTITAAAATDVDFGSALSTATAPSNAQGTITAQCSALTPYTVALNAGANAGTANDVTTRRMKNTDASVTANNFVGYQLYRDAAHTNVWGATTGTNTAAGIGIGTGLAQTLNVYGQIANPSVNNAAAGNYQDTITATITY
- the map gene encoding type I methionyl aminopeptidase translates to MSVNLKTPEEIELMRIAGRLASEVLDIVTPYVKPGVTTEELDRICHDHIINVQKATPANVGYRGFPKTVCTSVNNVICHGIPSEAKVLKDGDIVNIDVTVIKDGWHGDTSRMYYAGTPSTMAKRLVDTTYQAMWAGIRAVKPGATLGDIGHAIQTLAEGERFSVVREYCGHGIGKVYHDEPQVVHYGRPGQGLVLQPGMTFTIEPMINEGTRYNKVLPDGWTVVTKDRKLSAQWEHMIAVTETGVDVLTLSPGESQV
- a CDS encoding molecular chaperone, which encodes MGSATAASLQVAPTSLQLTPRQNADALWLTNSGTAPVQVQVRVFEWRQDSGQDQLLPTTELQVSPPMQSLAAGQQQLIRVVRSDPAPPAAQRAYRVVVDELPSAVPQGTGMQFVLRYSMPVFIQPAGDAPLKHALQARLLRLDDGRPALEVHNSGNSYAQLADVGLGSADRPQIVHPGLLGYVLGGQTMHWPLDVPAARLAGATFSAKINGESAQTPLPVAPAAR
- a CDS encoding fimbria/pilus outer membrane usher protein; the encoded protein is MRMLLTATLAPCAANAADADIGVSGEALLPPPTPLTAAQTLYLEVTLNQAPRGLLPFTELQGRLMASPATLRQLGFSARGEEPVALDLLSGVVVRYDAGLQTLSLDVPLEQLSLPTTRLERPADTAPAAAASPGALLNYDVYGSHTEGGGNLALTTELRLFGLGRGVFESSALLRTYQDPEDRQWRGESVRLDTAWRLDFPDTAVTLTVGDFYSGFVDWSRPVRMGGVQVGRNYGLQPYRVLTPTPTFLGEAVVPSNVELYVDGLRQYNGEVPVGPFQLAAQPGISGTGNAQVVITDAFGRMQTLDFAFYGAQQLLAKGLSDWSAGVGRMRRDYGIRSFGYESPVIGSATWRHGASDSFTAEAHLEGGGGVFNGGAGGWWLLGGAGVLNAAYAHSRMDGLQGGQYSLGYSWNNRRLNLNLLTRRTHGDYRDLGALQNALPPDISEQATVGINLERAGSLSASYLRLRYPDGDDNRYASLFWSRSFGERWSAYLSFNQNLSDSDDRSAYLSVSAALGRNRQSSVSAQRNGERMTYVADLSQPVPGDGSQGGVGWRVQARGGDDGAGGLAELGWLNRVGRYALGYSRQGDFDYGYANASGSLVWMGGHLFAAREVTDAFALVSTDGHPGIPVRLENRLIGSTDRNGLLLVTSLLSWQRNRLSIDTLDLPADMRADRVDAWVTPRQSAGLGVDFGLRRTLAWSVVLQDAAGLPLPVGSTVLLPGGRTATVGYDGETYLEDVALPADLQVQLPDGRCSVRLAPAVAPTSPGTTRIGPLRCLPVPAR
- a CDS encoding [protein-PII] uridylyltransferase, with the protein product MLPASPMLDAPAASVTDLDWSALARQSLQQTDARLYRRFDQGDNIERLLALRARAADHLIRLAWQRCLPAGSGLALFAVGGYGRGELFPRSDIDLLVFGEPAHQRQHESSLARLFALLWDCGLPVSHAVRSAAECIDASADQTVMTALIESRPLLADEAARLALKAAVNTDGLWPPREFFLAKREELLARHQRFGDTADNLEPDIKDGPGGLRDLNTLGWMALRAFGVRDLEALVGLGHLGADEAAALKRERCALARLRFGLHLVANRPEERLRFDYQKTLATGLGFEDDLESLAVEKMMQGFYRSASVVRRISDRLLQRFEEQFDGEAVPEPVSVGFSLRRGYLAANDARWPQGDIEQVFALFSSWAYNPDVRGLHSLTARALAEALPELPAYTDASVAAREQFMALLRSPRAVDTLARMARLGVLGQWVPAFAQVSGRMQFDLFHVYTVDQHTLMVLRNIGLFASSRADDRFSIAHEVWPRLRKPELLLLAGLFHDIAKGRGGDHSELGAVDARAFCQAHALSSSDTELVAWLVEQHLRMSVTAQKQDISDPEVIHRFATLVGSRDRLDYLYLLTCADIAGTSPKLWNAWKDRLLADLYFAARRALRDGLENQMPAAERVAEARDSVRALVRERGYDDATIDRQFAVMPDESFIRLRPEQLAWQAAALVPVKPGQTLVKVRRITPDDHALEVFVQSPDRDGLFAAIVMTLDRKGYGIHRARVLDGPVDTIFDTFEVTPADSFADGDAPRLEAALRDALAGDLTRLRPSRRVIPRQLRHFRFAPRIEFRDGSDGSPGTRFSLIAPDRPGLLADVAFVLRNQRLRVHDARIATFGERAEDMFVISDEHDHPLTESARQQLHDAMLACLDPDRNAGDPH